From Streptomyces sp. NBC_00683, one genomic window encodes:
- a CDS encoding pyridoxal-phosphate-dependent aminotransferase family protein → MTHPLLDLPPLTAAHFAAIERRVADLLATEQDVVIMQGEALLPLEGCIRGGAGAGSTALNIVTGPYGQTFGNWLRDCGADVVDLAVPFHTAVTAEQVAQSLAARPEIDFVSLVHAEAATGNTNPVAEIGEAVRAHGALFMLDAVASVGAEPLLPDAWGVDLCVIGAQKAMGGPAGVSAVSVSGRAWERIAANPKAPRHSYLSLLDWKTRWIDGGRKALLHAPAQLEMLALEACLERIEAEGLDSLMARHASAAAATRAGALALGGGLEPYVHDAREAAPVATTLRAPEGVDASVLVERALAADPSLPLIAGGGALSKEMIRVNHYGVDATRGSVLSSLAALGAALDGAGRTTDPEAARKAVSETWPGN, encoded by the coding sequence GTGACGCACCCCCTCCTCGACCTTCCCCCGCTCACCGCAGCGCATTTCGCGGCGATCGAGCGTCGGGTGGCCGACCTCCTCGCCACCGAGCAGGACGTCGTGATCATGCAGGGCGAGGCGTTGCTGCCCCTCGAAGGCTGCATCCGGGGCGGGGCCGGGGCCGGTTCGACCGCGCTGAACATCGTCACGGGTCCTTACGGCCAGACCTTCGGCAACTGGCTGCGGGACTGCGGCGCCGATGTCGTCGATCTCGCGGTGCCGTTCCACACGGCGGTCACCGCCGAGCAGGTCGCGCAGTCGCTGGCCGCGCGCCCGGAGATCGACTTCGTGTCGCTGGTGCACGCCGAGGCCGCGACGGGCAACACCAATCCGGTCGCGGAGATCGGCGAGGCGGTCCGGGCCCACGGTGCGCTGTTCATGCTGGACGCCGTCGCGTCCGTGGGGGCGGAGCCGCTGTTGCCGGACGCCTGGGGTGTGGATCTGTGTGTCATCGGCGCCCAGAAGGCGATGGGCGGCCCGGCCGGGGTCTCGGCGGTGTCGGTGAGCGGGCGTGCCTGGGAGCGGATCGCGGCCAACCCGAAGGCTCCGCGGCACTCGTACCTCTCCCTCCTGGACTGGAAGACGCGCTGGATCGACGGTGGGCGCAAGGCGCTGCTGCACGCGCCCGCACAGTTGGAGATGCTGGCGCTGGAGGCTTGTCTGGAGCGGATCGAGGCCGAGGGCCTGGACTCCCTGATGGCCCGGCACGCCTCGGCGGCGGCGGCGACCCGGGCGGGCGCCCTGGCGCTCGGCGGCGGGCTGGAGCCGTACGTCCACGATGCCCGCGAGGCGGCGCCGGTCGCCACGACGCTGCGCGCCCCCGAGGGCGTCGACGCCTCCGTCCTGGTCGAGCGGGCGCTCGCCGCCGATCCTTCGCTGCCCCTGATCGCGGGCGGCGGCGCGCTGTCCAAGGAGATGATCCGGGTCAACCACTACGGCGTGGACGCGACGCGGGGCTCGGTCCTGTCCTCGCTCGCCGCCCTGGGTGCCGCGCTGGACGGCGCCGGACGCACGACCGACCCGGAGGCTGCCCGCAAGGCCGTATCGGAAACCTGGCCGGGGAACTGA
- a CDS encoding amidohydrolase family protein has translation MSDHEVAPVLRIKGRVLVGPDDVRDGLWAVDGRITYERPPGADDAVTVSGWALPGLVDAHCHVGLDRHGPVDAATSEKQALSDREAGTLLIRDAGSPSDTRWIDDREDLPKIIRAGRHIARTRRYIRNYAHEIEPGDLVAYVAREARRGDGWVKLVGDWIDRDAGDLTACWPRAEVEAAIAEAHRLGARVTAHCFAEAALRDLVEAGIDCIEHATGLTEDTIPLFAERGVAIVPTLVNIATFPDLAAGGEAKFPQWSAHMRQLYERRYDTVRAAYDAGIPVFVGTDAGGSLAHGLVAGEVAELVKAGIPPVEALSATAWGARKWLGRPVLEEGAPADLVVYDEDPRADVRVLADPRRVVLNGRVVG, from the coding sequence ATGAGTGATCACGAGGTGGCGCCGGTGCTGCGGATCAAGGGGCGGGTGCTCGTCGGCCCCGACGACGTCAGGGACGGTCTCTGGGCCGTCGACGGGCGGATCACCTACGAGCGGCCGCCCGGCGCGGACGACGCGGTGACCGTCAGCGGCTGGGCCCTGCCCGGTCTCGTCGACGCGCACTGCCATGTCGGCCTCGACCGCCACGGACCCGTCGACGCGGCGACCAGCGAGAAGCAGGCCCTCAGCGACCGGGAGGCGGGCACGCTGCTCATCCGGGACGCCGGATCACCCTCCGACACCCGGTGGATCGACGACCGGGAGGACCTGCCGAAGATCATCAGAGCGGGCCGTCACATCGCCAGGACCCGCCGGTACATCAGGAACTACGCCCACGAGATCGAGCCCGGTGACCTGGTCGCGTACGTCGCGCGGGAGGCGAGGCGCGGGGACGGCTGGGTGAAGCTGGTCGGCGACTGGATCGACCGCGACGCCGGCGACCTGACCGCCTGCTGGCCGCGCGCCGAGGTCGAGGCCGCCATCGCCGAGGCGCACCGCCTGGGGGCCAGGGTCACCGCTCACTGCTTCGCCGAGGCCGCCCTGCGCGACCTGGTGGAGGCGGGGATCGACTGCATCGAGCATGCGACGGGGCTGACCGAGGACACCATTCCGCTCTTCGCGGAGCGTGGCGTCGCGATCGTCCCGACGCTGGTCAACATCGCCACGTTCCCCGACCTCGCTGCGGGCGGCGAGGCCAAGTTCCCCCAGTGGTCGGCCCACATGCGGCAGCTGTACGAGCGTCGCTACGACACCGTGCGCGCGGCGTACGACGCGGGCATCCCGGTCTTCGTCGGCACGGACGCGGGCGGCTCGCTGGCCCACGGCCTGGTGGCGGGGGAGGTCGCCGAACTGGTGAAGGCGGGCATCCCGCCCGTCGAAGCCCTCTCCGCGACGGCCTGGGGCGCCCGGAAGTGGCTCGGCCGGCCGGTGCTGGAGGAGGGTGCTCCGGCGGACCTGGTCGTGTACGACGAGGACCCGCGGGCGGACGTGCGCGTGCTGGCGGACCCGCGGCGGGTGGTGCTCAACGGGCGGGTGGTCGGCTGA